Proteins from one Anopheles nili chromosome 2, idAnoNiliSN_F5_01, whole genome shotgun sequence genomic window:
- the LOC128727603 gene encoding uncharacterized protein LOC128727603: protein MLENREWLIGTVSDRLLGGSYTCYYNVFIADGYEPITNLLQSLSYWHYDSSGRSLLVIDSNISIQSITQIMKMLWKLRIVNVVVIVPASYAPGFIAYEYDPYREEKCEVIEPILLDRFHHGRWGSLHTWFSPRFRNFKGCSLNVATFVTKPYSMIRKEGNDSVRFGMEITIAENIAEWFNFTIAYKTPHGTVKWGIPRARNSTGLMGMIQRHEVEFGFGSLGFNVFRNKYLKMGKPSIMSQLNVAIPADKPYTSLEKLSKPFAPAAWLCIILCYLFFSTVTLLLFDSKFVTPIERFRNPGYNLWELLMGGPSMNFQRTSLRIFITGFVLNALVMRTMYQSAMFQRLQATTKLATQFNTFQHINEANLLYYMYITTTMYYKDNPLLGDRIRILWDETQETDEIMYDILQYKLNGVFAISLDCIEYYVKTFGQRGLVYTGKHTGINYNLGMYYPKVSPLVKPFNTIIGRYETAGLIYIWREQFRDTRYWSNAQTLPENKSLQWQHVSGAFYLWALFLTFALVVLLGEIIMNRRKIKHLRM, encoded by the exons ATGTTGGAAAACCGCGAATGGTTGATTGGCACCGTAAGTGATCGACTGCTCGGTGGATCGTACACGTGTTATTACAACGTATTTATTGCCGATGGCTATGAACCTATAACTAATCTACTGCAAAGTTTGAGCTATTGGCACTACGATTCGTCAGGCCGAAGTCTTCTTGTGATAGACAGCAACATAAGCATACAGTCCATAACCCAAATTATGAAAATGCTCTGGAAGCTCCGTATCGTGAATGTAGTGGTGATCGTTCCCGCGTCATATGCCCCAGGATTCATCGCATACGAATATGATCCTTACCGAGAAGAAAAGTGTGAAGTGATAGAACCAATCTTATTGGATCGATTTCATCATGGCCGCTGGGGAAGCTTACACACGTGGTTTTCGCCGCGTTTTAGGAACTTCAAAGGATGTAGCCTAAATGTTGCAACATTCGTAACCAAACCGTATTCGATGATTCGCAAAGAAGGCAACGATTCAGTTCGGTTTGGCATGGAGATTACGATAGCGGAAAACATTGCCGAATGGTTTAATTTCACGATAGCGTACAAAACTCCGCACGGTACAGTCAAATGGGGAATCCCTAGGGCCCGAAACAGTACCGGACTCATGGGCATGATACAGCGCCATGAGGTTGAGTTTGGATTTGGCAGCCTCGGATTCAACGTGTTTCgtaacaaatatttaaaaatggGCAAACCATCCATTATGTCACAGCTCAATGTGGCCATTCCTGCGGACAAACCTTACACATCGTTGGAGAAACTTAGCAAACCCTTCGCACCTGCTGCCTGGTTGTGCATTATTTTGTGCTACTTATTTTTCAGCACTGTAACTCTTCTGCTTTTCGACTCCAAGTTTGTCACACCGATCGAGCGTTTCCGCAATCCAGGCTATAATCTCTGGGAGCTGCTAATGGGAGGACCATCGATGAATTTTCAACGCACTAGCTTGCGAATTTTTATCACTGGCTTTGTGCTGAACGCTTTAGTAATGCGCACGATGTATCAGTCGGCCATGTTTCAACGTCTTCAGGCGACCACCAAATTGGCCACCCAATTTAATACATTCCAACATATTAACGAGGCCAATTTGTTGTATTATATGTACATTACAACGACCATGTATTACAAGGATAACCCATTACTTGGTGATAG AATTCGCATATTATGGGACGAAACCCAGGAAACGGATGAAATCATGTACGATATCTTGCAGTACAAGCTAAATGGAGTGTTTGCCATATCCTTAGATTGCATTGAATATTATGTGAAAACCTTCGGTCAACGTGGACTGGTATATACTGGGAAACACACGGGCATAAACTACAATCTGGGCATGTATTATCCCAAAGTATCTCCACTAGTGAAACCGTTTAACACAATTATCGGTCGATATGAGACGGCTGGATTAATATACATTTGGAGGGAGCAATTTCGTGACACCCGATATTGGAGTAACGCTCAAACCCTTCCTGAGAACAAGAGTTTGCAATGGCAACACGTTTCGGGGGCATTCTATCTGTGGGCGCTCTTTCTGACCTTTGCCTTGGTTGTACTGCTTGGAGAGATTATAATGAACcgtagaaaaattaaacatttacgCATGTAA
- the LOC128727707 gene encoding uncharacterized protein LOC128727707 produces MPIQPALNILGAVVRTHFRTPESFEAISVQNGNRTMLTSVQQDLIDAMFHTNKDWLTLSHRHLADAEKRPAYYSIFLVSDYASLCTILDDMNHETHHFHGLYTIFIEHLAKKTIMNGIMEKLFELNIINVVLIFKDNDDGTYVAYSYQPYGAGTCGAAVPYEAGRYVDGVWTALVSWFPNRTADFNGCPLVAGTTHIEPCSMHSHENNLTVHKGIEVAIATNLANKLNFSITYRITNEIVKWGMMRPVNSTGLVGWIQRKEVDFGFGSMGIGAARVKYLRTGATSRYGQILMAIPPKLAYTSLEKLFLPFSLQAWLCVVFCYVLVSMLALALFGLRNIPTDQRMPHAFYTTWVLMMGGSCVQMRMNSSRLFLVCFILNMVVVRTLYHAAMFERLQASDSLASDLNTLSDINKAGKVYYMHRTITLYFNDNPLIGPRRIRTINDTTSWEGMLYSLSQHEGSFVLALPLDCIKYYVKMNGKRGLVYVGKHTGLLYNTGFYYPKTTALEESFSRVILSFHSAGLVNFWAQEFEDTRFWSNAKTDPEPTSLAWDHISGAFYLCGTMHLLAVIVFLLELAMIFACVLLLCTTLTVHSEPILEELLPVPTNSTSFLSAIVGAYFRELDEECVHIRTRNGNQTSPTLFQNDVIDDITRTNGAWMLFSYSDLSHRPAYYNIFLVRDYSSLAVLLAEMNYTTHQFYGFYLVFIEQLSWECIQDTLKQLWSYTIINVVLIVKDDDETYVAYSYQPYEERKCAIIEPIETGRYTNGTWDNLNGWFPDRFADLHGCPMQVGVVEVKPYSMIRLVNNRTVHYGLEVYVAEFIASRLNFTINYVQPSGNIRWGILHPTNSTGLVGMLQRKEVSFGFGSLGYSLSRYTYLKMSTPSHLTQMIMAIPPKRPYTSLEKLFQPFTIGAWVCIAVGYTSFGLVTYVLMKINRKVMREKLRHPIYSLWVLLMGGSSGPLRMDSTRMFMVGFILNTLVIRTLYQAGMFQRLQASESLAADLNTISAINKAGLRFNMFRSTMQFYKDNPMVPVSRIKVIQNDLTNWDDVFYQLHLDRLGGVLSLPLDSVAFYVKQHGKQGVVYPGKYTGFTYSIGILYPKTTPLQELFDGWILRLHASGLIRFWTEEFRDNRYWTHAKEDPEPASLKWNQISGGFFLCGALLLLATLVFFGELIYFRLRNTSTTRREIKRNNMKSERN; encoded by the exons ATGCCAATCCAACCGGCTTTGAATATCCTAGGAGCAGTCGTTAGGACTCACTTCAGAACCCCCGAAAGTTTTGAAGCGATTAGTGTGCAGAACGGAAACCGCACCATGTTGACTTCCGTTCAACAGGATTTAATCGACGCAATGTTCCACACGAATAAAGATTGGCTAACTTTGTCACACCGCCATCTGGCAgacgcggaaaagcgccctgCGTACTACAGCATATTTCTTGTCAGTGATTACGCCTCCTTGTGTACAATTTTGGATGATATGAATCACGAGACGCACCACTTTCATGGATTATATACCATTTTCATCGAACATCTCGCCAAGAAAACCATCATGAACGGCATCATGGAAAAACTGTTCGAGTTGAACATCATCAACGTCGTCCTGATATTCAAGGACAACGACGATGGAACATACGTTGCGTATTCTTATCAACCATATGGAGCTGGAACGTGTGGTGCCGCAGTACCGTATGAGGCCGGACGATACGTAGACGGTGTATGGACAGCGTTGGTCAGTTGGTTTCCGAATCGAACAGCAGATTTTAACGGTTGTCCACTAGTCGCAGGAACGACCCATATAGAACCTTGCTCGATGCATTCCCACGAGAATAACCTAACCGTACACAAAGGCATCGAGGTTGCGATCGCCACAAATTTGGCGAATAAATTGAACTTTTCCATAACCTACCGCATCACAAACGAAATCGTGAAATGGGGCATGATGCGTCCGGTCAACAGCACCGGTTTGGTGGGCTGGATTCAACGGAAGGAAGTAGATTTTGGTTTTGGCAGTATGGGCATCGGAGCGGCTCGGGTAAAGTATCTACGCACGGGTGCAACTAGCCGGTACGGGCAGATCCTGATGGCCATTCCACCCAAGCTGGCGTACACGTCCCTGGAAAAGCTCTTCCTACCGTTCAGCCTGCAGGCGTGGCTGTGTGTCGTGTTTTGCTACGTTTTGGTTAGCATGCTCGCGCTGGCACTGTTCGGTTTGAGGAATATTCCAACCGATCAACGGATGCCACATGCGTTCTACACCACGTGGGTGCTTATGATGGGTGGATCCTGCGTCCAGATGCGTATGAACAGCTCACGTTTGTTTCTCGTATGCTTCATCCTCAACATGGTCGTCGTGCGTACACTTTATCACGCCGCTATGTTCGAGAGACTGCAGGCCTCGGATAGTTTGGCGTCGGATTTAAACACACTAAGCGACATCAATAAAGCGGGAAAAGTGTACTACATGCACCGGACGATCACTTTGTACTTCAATGACAATCCCTTGATTGGTCCCAG GCGAATTCGAACGATAAACGATACCACGAGCTGGGAAGGAATGCTTTATTCCCTGTCTCAACATGAAGGAAGCTTTGTTCTAGCTTTACCACTGGATTGCATCAAGTACTACGTCAAAATGAACGGCAAACGGGGCTTGGTGTATGTTGGCAAGCACACCGGACTATTATACAACACAGGATTCTACTACCCCAAGACGACCGCGCTGGAGGAATCGTTTAGCCGCGTCATACTCTCGTTCCATTCCGCTGGGTTGGTAAACTTCTGGGCGCAAGAGTTCGAAGACACCCGGTTCTGGTCCAATGCAAAAACGGACCCCGAACCAACCAGCCTAGCGTGGGACCACATTTCTGGAGCATTCTATCTGTGCGGTACGATGCATTTGCTGGCGGTAATAGTGTTTCTGCTCGAACTCGC CATGATTTTTGCTtgcgtgttgctgttgtgtacCACACTAACCGTGCACTCGGAACCGATCCTTGAGGAGTTGTTGCCAGTTCCCACAAATAGCACAAGTTTCCTATCCGCCATTGTCGGAGCGTACTTTCGAGAACTCGACGAGGAGTGTGTGCACATTCGTACCCGAAATGGGAACCAAACTTCTCCGACACTTTTCCAGAACGATGTGATCGACGATATCACCCGGACGAACGGTGCTTGGATGCTGTTCTCCTACAGCGATTTATCTCATCGTCCTGCGTACTACAACATCTTCCTTGTGCGCGATTACTCGTCCCTGGCCGTGCTGTTGGCGGAGATGAACTATACGACACACCAGTTCTATGGCTTTTATCTCGTGTTTATCGAACAGCTCAGTTGGGAGTGCATTCAAGACACCCTGAAGCAACTGTGGAGTTACACGATCATTAATGTGGTGCTCATCGTGAAGGACGACGATGAAACGTACGTGGCCTATTCGTATCAACCCTACGAGGAGCGTAAATGTGCCATCATCGAACCCATCGAAACCGGCCGGTACACGAATGGTACGTGGGACAACCTGAACGGATGGTTTCCGGATCGATTCGCCGATTTACACGGCTGCCCAATGCAGGTCGGAGTGGTCGAAGTAAAACCGTACTCCATGATACGGCTCGTGAACAATCGCACCGTACACTACGGGCTGGAGGTGTACGTTGCCGAATTCATTGCGTCCCGGTTGAACTTCACCATCAACTACGTTCAACCGTCCGGTAACATCCGGTGGGGAATATTACACCCTACCAACAGCACCGGACTGGTCGGTATGCTCCAGCGCAAGGAGGTTAGCTTTGGTTTTGGAAGCCTGGGGTACTCGCTTAGCCGGTACACGTACCTAAAAATGAGCACACCAAGCCACCTCACGCAGATGATCATGGCAATACCACCGAAACGGCCGTACACCTCactggaaaaacttttccaacccttCACGATCGGTGCGTGGGTTTGTATCGCGGTCGGGTACACATCCTTCGGTCTGGTGACGTACGTGCTGATGAAAATCAACCGGAAGGTGATGCGTGAAAAGCTTCGCCACCCGATCTACTCGCTGTGGGTGCTCCTTATGGGTGGTTCCAGTGGGCCACTGCGCATGGACAGCACGCGGATGTTTAtggttggttttattctcAACACACTGGTCATAAGGACGCTCTATCAGGCCGGCATGTTTCAACGGTTGCAGGCGTCGGAATCGCTGGCAGCGGATTTAAATACAATCAGCGCGATCAACAAGGCTGGATTGCGTTTTAACATGTTCCGCTCGACGATGCAGTTCTACAAAGACAACCCGATGGTGCCCGTTAG ccgCATCAAAGTGATACAAAACGATTTAACGAACTGGGATGACGTGTTCTACCAGCTGCATCTAGATCGGCTTGGTGGCGTGCTTTCGTTGCCCCTCGACAGCGTCGCGTTTTATGTGAAACAACATGGCAAACAGGGTGTCGTGTATCCCGGAAAATATACTGGATTTACTTACAGCATCGGCATACTTTATCCCAAAACAACGCCCCTGCAGGAGCTGTTCGATGGGTGGATCCTGCGACTACACGCCTCCGGGTTGATACGCTTCTGGACGGAGGAGTTCCGGGACAATCGGTACTGGACGCATGCCAAGGAGGACCCGGAACCGGCCAGCTTAAAGTGGAACCAGATTTCGGGCGGATTTTTCCTCTGCGgggcactgctgctgctcgcaaCACTGGTGTTTTTTGGCGAACTAATATACTTCCGCCTGCGCAACACTAGCACCACGCGACGCGAAATTAAACGCAACAATA